The Oxyura jamaicensis isolate SHBP4307 breed ruddy duck chromosome 5, BPBGC_Ojam_1.0, whole genome shotgun sequence region TgtcaatataaataaatattaatacgGTTATCTGGAGCATACATGTATGTAATGGAACAATAATGTaagtgcaaataaaaatgaaatatggctggagaaaaatactgtaacaatgcaaacaaacaatgaaTAAATGTAAGATATCATTAACCCCTCCATTATAGTCAAGATCTgatattactattattttcatttttaatacctTGTAGATAAGTAAAGTGCCTTTGCCATGTAGATagtgcttttcttcagaaatccAAGACAAAGtgcaattacaaaaataaaaataatatggtAAATTTACATATGTAAATTTTAACGGGAGAATATTAAAGTAAATGACTATATCTTTTGAACaactactgaaaaaatataaagcaaaaaaaaaatgcttgtcaAATAtgcagtataaataaataatttaggtGAAAATGGATGACTAGATATAACAAAGAGACAACCAAATAATGAAGGGCTAAAGGGTGGTTGTTACATCTGATGTACTTCATTGTATATTGTAAGTAATTGCTATCCATAAAAAATTCCATGCCTTCTGTATAAGAAAAAGAGACAATTTGACAGGCAACACTAGTACTAAGCGACAGCAAGTACAAATCCTTGGCAACTGTCATTATCCTGCTGTTGAATTCACGTCCAAAACTGTGTGATAACTTTGACCTGTATAGCTGTTACTGAACCAACGTCTGTTAAAGTAACTATGTTTTTGACTTCGGGAAAAGAACATTTGCCATGTGCTGATTCATGTCTTAGAAAAACTGTATGGgctatttacttttctttagtATACTGTTGTTTcctctctaaagaaaaaatgctgagaaatgtGCGTTATTTGGGTAATAATGAATAATTAGAAAATTTCACCAGAGTAATATAAAAATTTTGATCtcttgtatataaaataaaaaataaaaatcagcatgtAGGACTAACTGAAagtaaaatttccttttttagtCATTACAGAAAGACTGCAGTGGTTTGTCCATGAGTAAGCATCAGTTTAAATCCTTTtagatgggaaagaaaatagttGTTAGAGCTCTTTaggtttttagttttctttacatttcttatCCTGTTCAAATTTTTGGTAACCTCCTCTCCCTCTGTCTTTATCTGGGCATCTTTACTTTGCCATAAAAATAAGATCACAACACTTTTGTGTTAGCAGCTAGTTAAATTTACCATTGACTGAATagaaattttgctttaataagGAGTACCAAGCTGTTTTTCCTGACTATTAAGCACCATTTCATAATAGGGCTTTTATGAGGTTTCCACGCATTAAGACCTTAATTTTATGGTGTTTAATCTCCAGAAGTATGGACACCAGGGTTACATCTAAATTTGAGTTTTCTCAAAGTATAAAACAGTTGTGCACTGCAAGGGCAAGATTATTCTTGGTAACtgcatgctttcattttctctctgaagccATCTCTGTTAAGGAGTTGGAGTGTATGTACAAGTACCCTAAGGTTTACATACACTGTATGTATAAATAGTAGATGGTggtacattttaagaaaaaagctgaacaaGGACTGAGGATCAATAATAATGGTAGTTCTGTAGATATGTAGCCCTACATTAGACCAGTTTACTTGTCATATATAAGCAATGTGATTCCTAGTTAATGCCAACAGTACTGTTGCTATTATGTCAATACAGTTGATGCAGTAGTAGGCAAGGGTATTATCCATTAAAGAAAGAAGTTATTTACAGGAtaaaaaatggcaataaattttattgtatatagaaatttatttctggttttgtagtTATTTTTTGCTCTTGAAATGGATGACAGAACaatcttttaagaaaaagagtatttaaaaataataataatcttccTGCTGCTAGTCAGAATTGAAACACAGCATATTATGTTCAGTCTTAATACTGAAAAGAATTTTTTGGTTGAACTCCAACCTTTAGTATTCCAATGTTCATAGTATTTTAGTACAAGGATTTCCTAGGTATACATACGGCAGTTCATGAAGATAAATTTTGAAGTTCGTGTTTGTTGTGACctcatttttgtaatttataaTGGGAATATTCTGACACTTAACAATTACTTGAATATGAAAGGAGAATGAGGACTAGACCTCATctaatttctttctgtcttcttgaTCTTTGCTGCTGTTGGCACAGTTATACTAGTAGTGATTCAGGTCTTCCAAAGATAGGATAAAATGAGATTGTATGATCTTCGTATGGGTCAATATTCCATCTGTGTTTTTGACCTGTGGTATAAAGTAATTTTGAGCCATTAGTAGTAACCTCAAACTAAAAGTTGAAggcttctgttttcattattttaacctttaaatttttttttttttttttttttttatctctatCAGAGCTaaattttatattgattttataTGAAGGAAGACTTGCTAGCACAGACAATGCTATTGTAGTATAGTATAGCTGAATTACCTACCATACCTCCCCATAATCCTGTCCTACAGTACTGTATACAATTCCCAGTATGTCCCTAGCTTATGCAAAGATTAATTGAAATAACTGAATTGAGCTGAATTTGAAGAAACAAGAATCAGGGTGAAACTATGAACACAGTTTGATAAGGTATTTTCCACCTTCAATTAAGTTGTCGTATGCTTTTCATCTCCTTACAGATGATCATTAATAATGTAAACTAGTTGAAAGatcagatcaaaaaaaaaaaaaaaaaaaagattttaagtatatttatcatatttctgtttcagaaactgTTTCTCTTTCTATGCAAAAGCAGTTCTTGAAAATACCGATGGGAAGCAAAGCTCTAGACAACTTCTTTGCCCATAACATGTCTGCAATCAGCAATGGTATCAAGAAGGTCAAGACTTCAAGATTGTTCTACACATCAAACAAAATAAGTTCAGAGCTGTGATGGAGTATCAGAGATATAGACAGCTACAAATCAAGCAGTACAGACAATTTCTTATTATCACCATTGAAGAGAAACAGACCTGAAAGTGTTCCCACAGGTCAACTAAGGTAATCAAAGCTCTTCTCTGTTGCTTTTAATCATGTCTGATGCAGTTCAGTCACCTTGTAATGATGATTTAGTTAATATACTCAAACAGACCTTGCTAAGTTTTATTAAGATTTCTTGATCTAACAAGTTCTTAGAGtatatccttttaaaaaaactgtattGCTTTTAATCaaacatatctgaaaaacaaataaaatgacaataaaacaGGCATCCAAGTTTACCTTGCAAATTTTTAGTATGCCTAGCAATGGGTGGGTGATATCCATCAGGTTGATTCTCTTTGAAGAAGAGTTTGATTCTCTATAATTAAGCCAAAAATTAAATGGTTCCTTATGGAAAAAGCCAAAAGAACAATTAGATTTTGCAATGTACCATAAAGGTGACTAAAGTGAAGACCTgttgaataaaaatgtattttagtgtGTTTGATTTAGATGTCCTCATCAAAAGCTTTTTGTTCTAGTGCGTTCTATTCTGAGTTGCTAAATTGGTGTTAACTTAGACAAAATCTTGTTGCTTACATTTATCCTGATTTCCCCTCATTTGTGTGCTGACACGACCTAAGACAGAATATAAATagctctaattttttttttgtgtgtgtgtgtttataggGCTGAATCCAAAACCAGTGAGATACTCATAATTGCTAATTTTGTATGATAAGATACGTAGCTTAATATACTTGTCCCCCAAATCTTAAACTctaatacataaatacataaatttataattactttttaaggGGGCCACATTCTGGCTTTCCATTCATATGGTTGAGCACTCAACACAGAAATAGCTATTCTGATATGATAGCATGACTTGCTTTAGAAACCctaaaaagaagacaaaaggctAGAATTTTTAGGTGATCATTTTGTCATTTAAGAAACGTGGAAACTGTTTGCCATAGTTTGCCATCTGATTGCCACAGACCAGTATGCTTTAAGTGAAGTATCAGTTCAGCattcactgaaatgaatgaaagtaTTGCAAAGGATTTTCATGGATTTTTCATGgaatacaaattaaaatcttGGCCTCAATCCAATTTTGAGTTTTTTACTCAACCTCTTGTTGCAGACAAAGATGGAGACCGTATGTCACAAATGTTTTTGCTGAAGTATGacatttcattataaaactatcccatcttttttttttttttctttttttctttttttcccttaaaatagCCTTGCTGTAGTATTATACAGATGTTATTATTTGTGGTATGAGCATTTAAGAagtgttatgattttttttccgagtatcaatttattttactttattctgCTAGCTATATTGAATATATTGTGCTATCtgggaaacagaaacaattaaCAATAAGCCCCACTCTGCAGTCACTGTACAGGCATAACTGCTGTCAATTTGATTGAAATTTTGCCTGAGAAGAGACTCTGATTTCAATTCTTACTTTTTAAACTAGAAGCAATAACCTACATGGTATGCCttgaaacactttttaattatattttcttagaatcaattaatttttttcattgtttaattGCACTGATTttgagaaatacttttaaaattagttaaGTGATTTTCTTGTGAAATTCCTAAGATACTTCATAAAAAGACTTCATGGTAGGGTTATAGAACTACTTAGAGTATTCTAGAAAGTTCCAAATAAGATCATTTTGGGATAGcctaaatttattttgcttaaaacaACCCAATTTATCTGTAGTTTCAATGTTTTCAACTCATATGCTAGGAAATAAATTCTTATACtatgaataattttaatgaCAATACATCCAGATTGTCTTTCTGCACAATTataaaagttcaaaaaaaaataaaaagggtcaAAACTATTGGATTCTTTTTTGAATATccttaactgattttttttttcaacagaattaGCAGTGCTGTCTGCTTCTCTGTTTCAAAATTCTGGCACGTCCAGAAGGCGTTTGAAGTATCTGAAGTTATTAAACAGCAGCCAAATGTAATCAAAGTCATAGCTTACAAGAATGGCACAAGAAAGATCTTTGCTAAAGTTTCTCTGTGCTTAATTAATTCAGGAACCTCTAATAAAAGTTTTCTTACATGCACAATTATAGCTTTTGCTCCAAATCCtaacaaaaatcctttttttctttggagtaAACTTACATGAAATTCCTTTTTACACTGTTCCTAAAATGTGACTGTTAAAAATTCTTATAAGCACTAAGTGAAATAAattgcagagaaacagaagtaaataaTGTACAATGTTACTTGTCATTAAAAGGCAGGAGTACAACACTTTTAAACCAATCCTTTTAAGGGTATATGTTTTCCTCGTCTTGTTATCTCATGACTTCTGGTAGTAATCACTAAAACACTGAAGGACCTATAATGCTGTTAATTGATTGGTAAATTAGTTGAGAATGGATTTCTGGTcgtgtcccccctcccccccccctttttttttctgactgaatATTGGTCATAAAATAAATACGTTTGTAATTGGTATTCCTTACCTCTTGTATTCATTTAGCTGCTGGAGGAGTGTACTAAAAAGCTGAACCTGAACATGGCTGCACAGAGTGTTCTTGGCAGACGGCACTGAAGGACTAGAACCTAAAGACGTACCCCATGATGCCGACATTTATATTTCAGTGGAAGAGACCTTTATAGATCCactcggaaaaaaaaaaaaaataaaggtaaaaaacaaaaacaaaactgagaacCCCCAGCAAATGGCTTAAGGGttgcaattaaaaatgattttcatccTATCTTTTTGCATGGTTTAACAAAACTAATGTTTACTCATTTACAGCTCAGTAAGAGGATAATGTgcttaatgaaagaaaaatctactgACAGCCACGTTTATTGCCCTTCATTAGCATTGGTACTTAATTTAATATAGATCTGAATAGACATTAGGGAGCCTGCAGGAGGTTAAATGGTGAAAATGTAAAGAGATTATTGAATTTACTGTTTAGTTTCAGTGACATCAAACAGACATAATTAATTAAGCATATTCCACTAGTTAAAATAATCCAGAATGTGAGATTGGATTCATTAATGTcattgtttaaatttttttggAAGTATAATCCATCAATATGGAATATCTACCatgctttattaatttttaattgttcaGTGAGACCATTAttaacaattttcttttcttctcattcctTTACCTATCTGGTAattatgttatatttttttacaaggggaaaactatttctgaataattcacattttaaatgtgaatgtaaattgttttctttatcatATGTTAAAATCATGAAGAGATTTCTGAGATTTCTGCAACAAATCTGTGGCAACATTTTAGAACATTAACTTAAATGGAGTTTGGTATCAAACTGAAGATGCCAATGATTAGTTCAACTGAAATTTGTGATAAAGAACATTTAATTGATGTAAGCTAACAtattataaaaagcaaaatgattatTAGGATAGTGTACGTGTAGGTAGAAGCaattacagtgaaatatttatataaaacactCAAATTTGTATAATCTTGGATTAGTAAAATgagtgctgtatttttaaaaatgttagggacagcaaagaagaaaatcagaagagcAATCATTCAACTAGTAAGCTTATTTTATATGGATATTATGTATGTTATATATACTCTTTATGGTTTTAGgcatgcttatttttcttacatacTTTAGACACGaatctttggttttgtttttctgcgtactttttaaatagcatttgttACCTTAGGAAGTATTATGAGACATTAGTGTTAAATACTCCATTCTGAATTTGTAAATATTGAAACAGTGacttttctttaattctttcacATATATTAATATTACTTAATGCAGATAACATTTCAAGATATCTAGATAGTACTCATAACTGGCTATTAGCCTAAGAAAATGACTACTACGTAGCTCTGTGTAAATCCATAAAAATCTAACATTAATTAGTAGAGATTTTATCATCTAAGTCTTGTAATAAAAGGCATGTTTGCATATTTGTGGAGGTATTCATGGATGAAACTTACGTAAGCAAACCTGTGTCTTACATCATCAGTTTTACATGTGATAAGCCGTTGTTGATAGCGTGAAAACTGTTGTATGATACAGATGATCCATTCACTAGAATGGCTATAGTGAATGACCTATATATTCAGTCAAAGGCACAAATCTTTGTAATTATTCTTGCAAAAGTGTGTGATAAAATTGCTATTTGTATTGTACAAATCACTGAAATAATACTATTATTGTAGCATTTTTATATGGATACCACTATAATTTGTTACTATAGTTTCTTCCTGCATATATCTGAGTGTTATGATagattttcaaattcatttagtgagtcttcttttttctttctctcattttccttttttcaagcCAAGTTCAAAACAACTTCTGTGCTTTGTCTGCATATCTTTGGCTGTGTTTCATTGTGACATGCACTGCTGTTCTTTTAGCACCAAAATGTTGGCACATGTTACTGAAAATTTCACACCATCTCTTGCTGGATCAGCAAGCTTAACCTACCAAAATCTGGTGTTGTTGAATGGTTTTTGACTGATAATCAATCTTTTTGCTGCTCGACAGTTGTTGCTGGGACACAGACTAGAGCAGGTGGCAGATGTGCCTTGTcttttgagaaaagaaagagtagGTGAGCTTGGGCACAAAGTAGCATATTGTGTGTCCATTAAAAGGGTAAGTATAACAGGAAAAAGTCACTGCTGTAAATAGATATGACACCAATACCAGAAAACAGGCCTTTTAATACTCCTGTTTACAAGTTTAATAGAACTAGAAAATGACACTTAATAATGTAGAATTCCATGTGCTCAAAAATCAGAACTGATGTTCAGTAATTCTCTATATGACATTCCATAGTATTTTTTTGcttatgtttttcttatttatacatatatggTAATATGGGTCAAACATACATATGCTTTAAATTAGTTTCAATATATTGAAGATAGATTTTAGAGATGTATGAGTATACATAGGGACATAgagtatgtattttatattttctttctccacccCAAAACTGGGAATACAGCATAGAGCAGTATGACTTGTCAGTATGAACATACTGATTGCTGCATTTAAATTCTTAACACATAGATAACAAGGTCAAACATCAGTATCAAATCCTTTTTGTGTGGGAATGGAAGATCAGTGATAAATGGTAAAGTCCCAGCCCTGCAAATATATACATGTGATCACATAGAAatcagactttttatttatatagttatacataaatatttacaaggTATTTACAACCTTTGTTGACATCTGTATTTCAAATACTGAACCAGTCACAATGTGGTGGTTCAAGAGTATAACATCTTGTGTGTACCTTCATTGCTTCAAGCGGTATAAATACCTGGATAAATTGACATTCCCAGAGATGTTGATAGCTTCATCCAGTTTATTTGGATTTATTCACTTTCTCATCTTTCTGATATATTAAATTGACATTTGGGTGAAGTTAATGGGGATACAGAGATAATTTGTTAGAATTTGTCatctgagataaaaaaaaataaagctgtcacttttttgttttaattatcaATCTTTATAATAAGTACACGTGATATATCAATTAAGGTCTTATTCCAATAGAAGTTTAGCAAACAAAAAGGTACCAAATCTCaagcatttaaaacatatttaggGGGGGACTATTGTGAACTAGTATGTTGCAGAACTGTGCCAAAGATTTAATGTGGTATGTTGTTCTTccatataatttatatatagtGAAGGTCAATGATCATGTTTAATTAATTGTTCATTGGAAATATATGGAATATCATGTACTTGAGTGTTTGTTTGCAGACAATTGTATATCTAACAGTTActgaacttgaaaaaatattggatgttcttatttcttctttttaattcctcttGTTTATCCTGTCAGTTCTTATAGTACTCCCACACCTCTTTGTAATTGAATTTCAGGTGTCTCAGCAGCGTACTGCTTcgttttttcttcattagctACCGATTTCTTAAACTGAAACTAAGTTCTTTCAATTGAATTTAATTCCATTAAATTAGCATTTAGCAACCTTGCATGATAAAATAATCACTTGGCTATTGCTCTTTCCTAAAGGGTTCGTGCATTTAATCAGTCATGCTATTACGTAAACCATGGCTACTTGTAAGCTTCCATTCAAtaatttttaagtttctgtGATAGCCATTCAACTTGATCATGCTTCAGAGTTACTAAGCTGGAGATAAAGGAGCTTTGGGTGACTGATCAGTTATGGATTTAGACTGCAATACAAAACCATTACGTTCAGGTTTCATTCACTCTGTACTACTGAGAGTAACATCAGAGATTTCTGCAGGCGTCTTCAGAGTAGTGAAGTtaagcatttatatatttatatgactATACTGACTAGACCTCCACTGATTATAATGGGAACTAAGATGTGCAGATCACGTATAGGTAATTTACGTGCAGTAGACAGCTAATTTAGCTGTGTTAATCTTAAGCTGAATCAGGTCCTAATGACAGCGTGATTATTGATTTTGGCGTTTTggccaaaataattttgtcgATATGCCGTGTTCGTGTATTTTTTGTAAGTCATAGTGACAAGGCTTCTTTGCATGAAGCGTGGTCCACGTTGCAGATCACATAGGCACTTCCTCTGATTAATCAATTTTATTACCAGGGTGCAGGGTGTTGTTTATGACCAATCTTCAGGTCTCATTCTATGGATCACCGTATTAAAGGAAGTGTTTTGTGTCCTGTGGTTTGTGCATCACAAATGAAAAGATACTCATGTTCTATTACACAGCTTGCTATTCTAGTTTGGTGGCTGGATTAAAGCACACTCCATCCTGTACTATTCCTTTAAAAGTGTTGGAAAGCATGCTTCTATCCAATTTTTGGTCCCAATATAGCAAAGTGAAAGAATCATTCTAGAactgtaacttaaaaaaaatcagtggaacagtacattttattttagctgttgAGCTTTTCCTGtctcatattaaaataaattcattattatagatttttaaaatgttttttatgaaTGTTTAGAATAGTGAAGAACTAAACTAGGTAGTGCATTCTATattaatttattgcatttaataGTGGATGAATgcaccttttattttctattcaacagtaatttttataaacatttaaacCTTGTTTAGCATGATCTAAAAATTCTGACATTGTGTTGCTACCGTCTATGAACACCAGATGTGGAAACaattagtaaataaaaacatttttatactACTTTGCCTAAATATCTGTAATCCTCCCTTTAGATTTATAATCATAAGAAGTATATGTTTACATTATTGTATGTTAAAAGTGAAACCAAACATAATAAGAATTTGTATCTTTTATTCATATACTGTGAAAAagggaacattaaaaaaactaaTTCATGTTTAGTGTTCTTAGCACTGCACTTCAGGTTTGTATTTAAAcgaagagagatttttttttttctgtttaagaacATTTAGATGCTGTATGATCTACACCATTTAACAGTTTACCAAGACAGGTTCCAATTGACAATAATGTTTGTgagtacatttaaaatatgacttttCTGTAAGGAGTGTCAGTTAGATGACTGATTCTCCCCATTCTGATTACTGATTGATTTGGAAAAGTTTCACTTCcaagcataaaaataatatagtgCTTTTTCTTACCAATATGTAAACTGAAGTTGTCATGtcacatttaattttcagaaaaaaaaaaaactctatgaattttaaattcatacattttattagattttttattgtaattattgTAATATATACtattatttaaatgcatatgtACTGGAATTTTGATCTGAAAAAGGAATATGCtataaaatattactaaaattatgcagaaatatatatgtcATCGTATACTGTGAGCTCATCTGACTTAGAGGATAAGAAGATCTGAACCGTGATTTGTTGTAAGCTATAGAAGTTTGTTCTTGAACCATCATATATCAAAATGGAATTGGATGCTTTACTTAGAAAGTAGCTTgatcatatcacagaatcatctaaaATAAtcctaacactaacaagtcctccactaaacgAAGTCCTTAAAGCTAGAATGGTAAAAACCCTGCTCATGGAGAGAGATGCCAGTAAAACAGAGATTATTCCTATTGATGGTTCAATAACcataataaatgtttattatcaggctttaactttattttccagACTTAGATTTTAATCTCCTGTGCATTAGCCTTGGTGGATTCTTAAAGAAATATGAGAAGCCTTTGTGGCATACTTGAGCTTAATGATGTTACTGGTTTGTAAGTAAATTTTCCACCATGACAGGTTGACCAGCCTGATTTCTTGGGGCGTACAATAAGCTTTATGGAATGAGGATGACAAGTTAACTAGAAGTTGTAAATTGATAGCCGAAAGTgataatatgtatatatatacacatacaaacatgttatgtgtgtgtgtgtgtgtgtgtgtataaaagTATTGTTTGCACTATCTtgttttatacacacacacacacatatatatgtataaaactAAGTAAGGTAAATTGGTCAGGACTGAAAAATCACCAAAGTGCTTCAAGTCAGCAATACTGTAATACAACAAGAATAATGCTATTTTCTAGACTTACTTTccaaatttagttttaaaaatatattttgaataaaaaaaatgaagcaataacGTACAGCAAACAGAACGTAATTAAATGTGAAAAGTACAGCTCTGCTTAACCAGTAGTTGAATTTGACCTCAAACCTCTCCAGAGATATCCCGGAAGACAGATCCAGGGTAAATTCTGAGACATCCTTATGTGTACAAAGAACCAGGGCTTGTAATAAAGTTTTGTCCATACCTTTCACGTAACATCAGCTAATTATCTTGGCCTGTAGAACCTTTGTCTTAGTCCCTTTGGTTGCACTAATCAGGACTTAAGATGAAACATTCttcaagaaatacaaaacatcaAGATCGGTATCCCTGCTAATCTACAGACTGCAGTAAGAATctattttaagtaatttataATGGAATCTCTGACCTTTGATATAACTCCCTCTAACAAAAATTGGTTGCCAGCTGTGCAGAATGGAGAAATCTTTCCCAGTCCAGAATAAAACAGTCTTCCAAGCATTGTCATACTAATTCAGGAAATCTAGaagttcaaggaaaaaatgagaggaaTGGTGACCAAGAGACATTCCCTCACCTGTCTGCCAAATTGAAGAAAATTGTTTGCATTGTAAACTGTCAACCTATTAATTGAATTTTGGGCTAAGATAGAGACAAAGAGCCTTAACCCTTCATCCAGTCTCTAAATGTTTTTAGCATGATGTGTTGTTGATGCAGTCTCTTAAGGGCTccttatttattctgtttcacATTTACACTTGCTTAATTCCCCAAATAATTCCAGGTTTACTTGAGTGTAAATAAGGGAAGAATTCATATGAAATGACATGACCAAacattaattctttattttaaaccaaCACCACCAAAGTTTGGATTTCTTGAAACAATTTTCATTGCTTCTGGAATGTTCAAATATAATCATAGGAACTTTTGCTTAACTTTTAATATTGATTCCATGTTTAACTTCTAAGATTAGTATTAGCAGTTTTAATTGCTAATCATATGTATATGTTCAGTTACTTCACAAAGTAAAATgtacattcattttaaagagaatttaatttgatttttgtaaaGTAAATTTTAGATTTCAGATTTCTGGCACACGAAACATTGTGGAAAACATTCATCATTCATTGATGAAGCTGAATTTATAtttgtgctttggaaaaaagtGCGTAAAAGTATTTTCACAACCTGGGGGTCTTTAATAGTTTAAATGGACACTAATAACGTGACCTCTTTTTATGAAGAGTTCGTAGAAAACTTCAGGGCAAGGGGATGAAATATTAGATTGGCAGAAAAGATGGGATGTTTgtaattttaatcaaatttagAATTAAGACATACTTCAAATAATATGTCAGACTAGTGTTAGTGAGTTTAAAATCTAATGACAACTGCTGTCATTATTAGTTAAATATAGCAATTGTGCCTGTGGTAATAAATGATGACACTTCAGAACATGtagaaacaacaaaactctcaagtatttaaagaaaagggaGTGACTGTAAACTTACCCAAACGCAGGAATGTGACCCGGGCCTAATATATTTCCCAAATACAGAGGCATCTGTAATTTGAACAAAAGATGTAATtgaatgcaacttttttttgttagaatGTTTATATTTAGGCAATGTTAGAATGTTTTGTTAGAATGTCTATATTTTAGGCAACTTGGGCATTCATtcttatttcataaatatatttcagagaactttttatttgttatattaAAACAATTGTATTAGTATATAAGATGAATTGCAGATTCACTTCTCCATTACTCTCCCTTTAAAATATACCACtcaattttcagaattttacaaaatgttagcaaagaaaattatgtcctctct contains the following coding sequences:
- the DCDC1 gene encoding LOW QUALITY PROTEIN: doublecortin domain-containing protein 1 (The sequence of the model RefSeq protein was modified relative to this genomic sequence to represent the inferred CDS: inserted 2 bases in 1 codon; deleted 2 bases in 1 codon; substituted 1 base at 1 genomic stop codon), giving the protein MATLALRGGLTMVSRRSRLQDCSTHQTKXVQSCDGVSDIDSYKSSSTDNFLLSPLKRNRPESVPTGQLRISSAVCFSVSKFWHVQKAFEVSEVIKQQPNVIKVIAYKNGTRKIFAKLLEECTKKLNLNMAAXRVFLADGTEGLEPKDVPHDADIYISVEETFIDPLGKKKKIKVKNKNKTENPQQMA